A portion of the candidate division WOR-3 bacterium genome contains these proteins:
- a CDS encoding ATP-binding cassette domain-containing protein, which yields MSAAIEVSGLAKQFKGFVAVDHVSFEVAEGEVFGFLGPNGAGKTTTVRMLCTLTRPSAGSARVSGHDIVREQAAVRKSIGIIFQDPSLDDRLTAYENLRFHGMIYRVPGRELGPRIEQALEWMELRERAQDLVRNFSGGMKRRLEIARGLLHAPRVLFLDEPTLGLDPQTRSRIWERLLRLRQEQSVTLFLTTHYMDEAENCDRIAVIDRGRIIALDTPARLKSQVKGDCVRLATADDARAEAELRTRYGLEPTRDAGGLRFEVQDGAEFVPGLVRELSVRVLSVSINPPTLDDVFLKLTGREIRDEEASGAEKLKSRLRRMGRGWR from the coding sequence GTGAGTGCGGCGATTGAGGTCAGCGGCCTGGCCAAGCAGTTCAAGGGCTTTGTCGCAGTTGACCACGTGTCTTTCGAGGTTGCTGAGGGTGAGGTGTTCGGGTTCTTGGGCCCGAACGGCGCGGGTAAGACGACCACGGTGCGGATGTTGTGTACCTTGACCCGGCCGAGCGCAGGCAGCGCCAGGGTCAGCGGGCATGACATCGTGCGCGAGCAGGCCGCGGTGAGAAAGAGCATCGGCATCATTTTCCAGGACCCGTCCCTGGACGACCGGTTGACCGCGTACGAGAACTTGAGATTCCACGGTATGATTTACCGGGTGCCGGGCCGCGAGCTTGGACCCCGCATCGAGCAGGCGCTGGAGTGGATGGAGCTTCGGGAACGGGCGCAGGACCTGGTGCGCAACTTTTCCGGCGGGATGAAGCGCCGGCTTGAGATTGCGCGCGGGCTGTTGCATGCCCCGCGGGTGCTGTTTCTTGACGAGCCGACTCTGGGTCTTGACCCGCAGACCCGCAGTCGCATCTGGGAGCGTCTGCTGCGCCTGCGCCAGGAGCAGAGCGTTACCTTGTTTCTTACGACCCATTACATGGACGAGGCTGAGAACTGCGACCGGATTGCGGTCATTGACCGGGGCAGGATTATCGCACTCGACACACCGGCTCGACTCAAGTCCCAGGTCAAGGGCGACTGCGTCCGCCTCGCCACCGCAGACGACGCACGGGCCGAAGCCGAGCTGCGCACGCGGTACGGGCTTGAGCCGACGAGGGATGCCGGCGGTCTTCGCTTCGAGGTGCAGGATGGAGCCGAGTTCGTGCCCGGGCTGGTAAGGGAGTTGTCGGTTCGGGTTCTGTCGGTGAGCATCAATCCGCCGACTTTGGATGATGTGTTCCTGAAACTCACCGGCCGCGAGATACGGGACGAAGAGGCCAGCGGCGCGGAGAAGCTGAAGAGCCGGCTGCGCCGGATGGGCCGGGGATGGCGCTAG